In one window of Primulina tabacum isolate GXHZ01 chromosome 8, ASM2559414v2, whole genome shotgun sequence DNA:
- the LOC142553207 gene encoding uncharacterized protein LOC142553207: MAEAKIYELNNGTMQVHVSNFGCTITSLFVPDKDGNLADVVLGFDTLEPYLKGASPYFGCIVGRVANRIKAGKFTLNGVEYSLPVNKPPNSLHGGHKGYDKVIWDVVEHKQGDNPSITFKYKSWDGEEGYPGDVSLTATYTLTSKTTLRLDMEAVPENKPTLINLAQHTYWNLAGHNSGNILDHTIQIYANHLTPVDQHTIPTGEIIPVKGTPFDFTAENKIGSRIHEVGMGYDHNYVLDCGDEKLGLKHAAKLKDPISSRTLNLWTNAPGMQFYTANYVNGITGKGGAVYNKHAAACLETQGFPNAINQPNFPSVVVHPREKYQHSMLFEFSFE; this comes from the exons ATGGCAGAGGCCAAGATCTATGAACTCAACAATGGCACTATGCAAGTCCATGTCTCCAATTTTGGCTGCACGATCACCtccttgtttgtacctgataaAGATG GGAATTTGGCTGATGTTGTTCTGGGATTTGACACGCTCGAGCCATATTTG AAAGGGGCTTCTCCTTACTTTGGGTGCATCGTGGGTCGGGTGGCAAACAGGATCAAAGCTGGGAAGTTTACTCTAAATGGTGTTGAATACTCATTACCTGTTAACAAGCCTCCGAACAGTCTCCATG GTGGGCACAAGGGATACGACAAGGTTATTTGGGATGTTGTGGAGCATAAGCAGGGTGATAATCCATCAATTACCTTCAAGTACAAGAGTTGGGATGGAGAGGAAG GCTATCCAGGTGATGTTTCTCTCACTGCGACATACACACTTACTTCCAAGACTACACTGAGACTTGACATGGAAGCAGTGCCGGAAAACAAGCCAACACTGATCAATTTAGCTCAGCACACCTATTGGAATCTGGCCGGTCACAATTCTGGTAACATTCTTGATCACACCATACAAATATATGCAAACCATCTTACTCCCGTGGATCAACACACTATTCCAACTGGGGAGATCATTCCTGTCAAAGGCACTCCATTTGACTTCACAGCTGAAAATAAGATTGGTAGCCGTATCCATGAGGTTGGGATGGGATACGACCATAACTATGTACTTGACTGTGGAGACGAGAAATTGGGATTGAAGCATGCTGCAAAACTGAAGGATCCCATTAGCTCGAGGACACTAAATTTGTGGACTAATGCTCCTGGCATGCAATTTTACACTGCAAATTATGTTAACGGAATCACTGGCAAAGGTGGTGCAGTATACAATAAACATGCTGCCGCATGTCTCGAAACACAAGGATTTCCAAATGCTATCAATCAACCAAACTTCCCCTCAGTGGTGGTTCACCCACGCGAGAAATACCAGCACAGCATGTTGTTCGAGTTCTCTTTTGAGTAA
- the LOC142553205 gene encoding uncharacterized protein LOC142553205 isoform X2, producing the protein MDIEEDIKALQLDSSDTLITDKGDGKHDVEINPEVDKGLASTTCTNSKPLQEEHRDAYEVKEKEISAPAHIVDEVENKKRHLNVVFIGHVDAGKSTTGGQILFLSGQVDDRTIQKYEKEAKDKSRESWYMAYIMDTNEEERVKGKTVEVGRASFETETTRFTILDAPGHKSYVPNMISGASQADIGVLVISARKGEFETGYERGGQTREHVQLAKTLGVSKLLVVVNKMDEPTVIWSKERYDEIESKMLPFLKSSGYNVKKDVQFLPISGLMGTNMKTRVDKNVCPWWEGPCLFEALDGVEVPLRDPKGPFRMPIIDKFKDMGTVVMGKVESGSIREGDNMMIMPNKVLVKVLAIFCDEDKVSRAGPGENLRVRVSGIEEEDIISGFVLCSAAKQIAAVSDFVAQLQILELLDNAIFTAGYKAVLHIHAVVEECEIVELMQQIDPKTKKPMKRKPLFVKNGAVVVCRIQVNNLICIENFSDFPQLGRFTLRTEGKTVAVGKVTALITAESA; encoded by the exons ATGG ATATCGAGGAGGATATCAAGGCGTTGCAGCTTGATTCATCAG ATACGCTTATTACTGACAAGGGAGATGGGAAACATGATGTAGAAATAAACCCGGAGGTGGATAAAG GTTTGGCCAGCACAACGTGTACAAACTCCAAACCATTGCAAGAAGAGCATAGAGATGCGTATGAAG TCAAAGAGAAGGAAATTTCTGCTCCAGCGCATATTGTGGATGAGGTAGAGAATAAAAAAAGACATTTGAATGTTGTATTCATTGGCCATGTCG ATGCTGGCAAGTCAACAACTGGAGGGCAAATATTGTTTCTCAGTGGTCAAGTCGATGACCGAACTATCCAAAAGTATGAGAAAGAGGCAAAAGATAAAAGTAGAGAGAGTTG GTACATGGCTTATATCATGGACACGAATGAAGAGGAGAGAGTTAAG gGGAAAACAGTTGAAGTTGGTCGAGCTTCATTTGAAACGGAAACTACTAGATTTACGATATTGGATGCCCCG GGTCACAAAAGCTATGTACCTAACATGATCAGTGGAGCATCTCAAGCTGATATAGGTGTACTG GTGATTTCCGCCAGGAAGGGAGAATTTGAAACTGGTTATGAGAGAGGTGGACAGACACGCGAACATGTCCAATTAGCAAAGACTTTAGGTGTTTCGAAGCTTCTTGTTGTTGTGAACAAAATGGACGAACCTACCGTGATCTGGTCAAAAGAGAG ATATGATGAGATTGAGTCAAAAATGTTACCATTTCTGAAGTCCTCAGGTTACAATGTGAAGAAAG ATGTACAATTTCTTCCTATATCTGGTCTGATGGGTACAAATATGAAAACAAGAGTGGACAAAAATGTATGCCCATGGTGGGAGGGTCCATGCCTTTTTGAAGCTCTTGATGGTGTTGAAGTTCCTTTACGTGATCCAAAAGGTCCATTCAG AATGCCCATCATTGACAAATTCAAGGACATGGGAACTGTTGTTATGGGCAAAGTTGAATCCGGGAGTATTCGTGAAGGCGATAATATGATGATCATGCCAAATAAG GTCCTGGTGAAAGTTCTTGCCATCTTCTGTGATGAAGATAAAGTAAGTCGAGCAGGACCTGGTGAAAATTTGCGAGTCAGGGTTTCTGGGATTGAGGAAGAGGATATCATTTCTGGGTTTGTCTTATGCAGCGCGG CGAAGCAAATAGCTGCTGTTTCTGACTTTGTTGCCCAGTTGCAGATTCTGGAGTTACTCGACAAT GCAATTTTTACTGCTGGATACAAGGCTGTTTTGCACATCCATGCAGTCGTGGAGGAGTGTGAGATTGTTGAGTTGATGCAACAGATTGATCCCAAAACTAAAAAACCTATGAAAAGAAAACCGCTCTTCGTGAAGAATGGTGCAGTTGTTGTATGCCGCATTCAG GTGAATAACTTGATATGCATTGAAAATTTCTCTGATTTTCCTCAACTTGGACGGTTCACTCTTCGCACTGAAG GGAAAACTGTTGCTGTGGGTAAAGTAACTGCTCTTATCACGGCTGAGAGTGCATAA
- the LOC142553205 gene encoding uncharacterized protein LOC142553205 isoform X1 encodes MDIEEDIKALQLDSSEDTLITDKGDGKHDVEINPEVDKGLASTTCTNSKPLQEEHRDAYEVKEKEISAPAHIVDEVENKKRHLNVVFIGHVDAGKSTTGGQILFLSGQVDDRTIQKYEKEAKDKSRESWYMAYIMDTNEEERVKGKTVEVGRASFETETTRFTILDAPGHKSYVPNMISGASQADIGVLVISARKGEFETGYERGGQTREHVQLAKTLGVSKLLVVVNKMDEPTVIWSKERYDEIESKMLPFLKSSGYNVKKDVQFLPISGLMGTNMKTRVDKNVCPWWEGPCLFEALDGVEVPLRDPKGPFRMPIIDKFKDMGTVVMGKVESGSIREGDNMMIMPNKVLVKVLAIFCDEDKVSRAGPGENLRVRVSGIEEEDIISGFVLCSAAKQIAAVSDFVAQLQILELLDNAIFTAGYKAVLHIHAVVEECEIVELMQQIDPKTKKPMKRKPLFVKNGAVVVCRIQVNNLICIENFSDFPQLGRFTLRTEGKTVAVGKVTALITAESA; translated from the exons ATGG ATATCGAGGAGGATATCAAGGCGTTGCAGCTTGATTCATCAG AAGATACGCTTATTACTGACAAGGGAGATGGGAAACATGATGTAGAAATAAACCCGGAGGTGGATAAAG GTTTGGCCAGCACAACGTGTACAAACTCCAAACCATTGCAAGAAGAGCATAGAGATGCGTATGAAG TCAAAGAGAAGGAAATTTCTGCTCCAGCGCATATTGTGGATGAGGTAGAGAATAAAAAAAGACATTTGAATGTTGTATTCATTGGCCATGTCG ATGCTGGCAAGTCAACAACTGGAGGGCAAATATTGTTTCTCAGTGGTCAAGTCGATGACCGAACTATCCAAAAGTATGAGAAAGAGGCAAAAGATAAAAGTAGAGAGAGTTG GTACATGGCTTATATCATGGACACGAATGAAGAGGAGAGAGTTAAG gGGAAAACAGTTGAAGTTGGTCGAGCTTCATTTGAAACGGAAACTACTAGATTTACGATATTGGATGCCCCG GGTCACAAAAGCTATGTACCTAACATGATCAGTGGAGCATCTCAAGCTGATATAGGTGTACTG GTGATTTCCGCCAGGAAGGGAGAATTTGAAACTGGTTATGAGAGAGGTGGACAGACACGCGAACATGTCCAATTAGCAAAGACTTTAGGTGTTTCGAAGCTTCTTGTTGTTGTGAACAAAATGGACGAACCTACCGTGATCTGGTCAAAAGAGAG ATATGATGAGATTGAGTCAAAAATGTTACCATTTCTGAAGTCCTCAGGTTACAATGTGAAGAAAG ATGTACAATTTCTTCCTATATCTGGTCTGATGGGTACAAATATGAAAACAAGAGTGGACAAAAATGTATGCCCATGGTGGGAGGGTCCATGCCTTTTTGAAGCTCTTGATGGTGTTGAAGTTCCTTTACGTGATCCAAAAGGTCCATTCAG AATGCCCATCATTGACAAATTCAAGGACATGGGAACTGTTGTTATGGGCAAAGTTGAATCCGGGAGTATTCGTGAAGGCGATAATATGATGATCATGCCAAATAAG GTCCTGGTGAAAGTTCTTGCCATCTTCTGTGATGAAGATAAAGTAAGTCGAGCAGGACCTGGTGAAAATTTGCGAGTCAGGGTTTCTGGGATTGAGGAAGAGGATATCATTTCTGGGTTTGTCTTATGCAGCGCGG CGAAGCAAATAGCTGCTGTTTCTGACTTTGTTGCCCAGTTGCAGATTCTGGAGTTACTCGACAAT GCAATTTTTACTGCTGGATACAAGGCTGTTTTGCACATCCATGCAGTCGTGGAGGAGTGTGAGATTGTTGAGTTGATGCAACAGATTGATCCCAAAACTAAAAAACCTATGAAAAGAAAACCGCTCTTCGTGAAGAATGGTGCAGTTGTTGTATGCCGCATTCAG GTGAATAACTTGATATGCATTGAAAATTTCTCTGATTTTCCTCAACTTGGACGGTTCACTCTTCGCACTGAAG GGAAAACTGTTGCTGTGGGTAAAGTAACTGCTCTTATCACGGCTGAGAGTGCATAA